The following are encoded in a window of Coregonus clupeaformis isolate EN_2021a chromosome 34, ASM2061545v1, whole genome shotgun sequence genomic DNA:
- the arhgap21a gene encoding rho GTPase-activating protein 21a, protein MLAQRNGGVSARGCENTVPLKDCPDLVHLVDVEVGCSPSAGDCPWARLVGFEGCLSEPYCLWFQLLARAYWGDVELGLRGETDRRVSWGKLREASRRNCVRSRAKQKDGRDQSEASATATGSPGGGEDERFSWPGPKTLRLQRTSQGFGFTLRHFIVYPPESAVHSSLKDEDNDSRGFE, encoded by the exons ATGCTGGCCCAGAGGAACGGGGGGGTCTCCGCCAGGGGCTGTGAGAATACAGTGCCCCTGAAGGATTGCCCTGACCTGGTGCATCTGGTGGATGTAGAGGTGGGCTGTTCCCCCTCGGCAGGGGACTGTCCCTGGGCTCGCCTGGTCGGGTTTGAAGGCTGCCTGTCGGAGCCCTACTGCCTGTGGTTCCAGCTGCTAGCCCGGGCTTACTGGGGGGACGTGGAACTAGGGCTGAGGGGGGAGACGGACAGGAGAGTGTCCTGGGGCAAACTCAGAGAAGCATCCAGGAGGAACTGTGTTCGATCTAGG gcCAAACAGAAGGATGGGCGTGACCAGAGCGAGGCGTCGGCCACAGCGACAGGGTCCCCAGGCGGGGGGGAGGATGAGCGCTTCTCCTGGCCGGGCCCCAAGACGCTCCGGCTGCAGCGCACCTCGCAGGGTTTCGGCTTCACGCTGCGCCACTTCATCGTCTACCCGCCTGAGTCAGCCGTCCACTCTTCTCTCAAG